A single window of Nicoliella spurrieriana DNA harbors:
- the cas1 gene encoding type II CRISPR-associated endonuclease Cas1: MAWRNVVITKHSKLSYSSNMMVVQSFNGIYQIPISDINIVLVDTTQAVITSALISRLNEQQVKIIFTDDKKMPICETVNNMPNNRSVELLRQQFNWDENRKVFLWTQIVMAKIKNQINVIKGLAGDYNLLEYELNKVEVNDVTNREAVVARKYFPMLFDQIQFSRHNPNEHFNDALNYGYSILLSMVNKKIVSDGYITYIGIHHHSDNNAFNLGSDLMEPFRPIIDAWVSFQNFEYLTPKLKYGLVSLLNLEINFNGKRTLLMNAINSYVHDCLMFLTDGKKNVKIEVDFINEVSDYAINGNV, from the coding sequence ATGGCATGGAGAAACGTAGTAATTACTAAGCATTCTAAATTATCATATTCATCCAATATGATGGTGGTTCAATCTTTTAATGGAATTTATCAAATTCCAATTAGTGATATTAACATTGTCTTAGTTGATACCACTCAAGCAGTGATCACAAGTGCATTAATTAGTAGGCTTAATGAACAACAAGTTAAAATCATTTTTACAGATGATAAAAAAATGCCCATTTGTGAGACTGTTAATAATATGCCAAATAACCGTTCTGTAGAATTATTAAGGCAACAGTTTAATTGGGATGAAAACAGAAAAGTATTTCTATGGACCCAGATTGTAATGGCTAAAATAAAGAATCAAATTAATGTTATTAAGGGATTAGCTGGTGATTATAATTTACTTGAGTATGAGTTGAATAAAGTGGAAGTAAATGATGTAACTAATCGTGAAGCCGTAGTTGCTAGAAAGTACTTTCCAATGCTATTTGATCAAATCCAATTTAGTCGTCATAATCCAAATGAACATTTTAACGATGCACTTAATTACGGTTATTCAATTTTACTATCAATGGTAAATAAGAAAATTGTGAGTGACGGTTATATTACTTACATTGGCATTCATCACCATAGTGATAATAATGCTTTTAATTTAGGATCTGACTTAATGGAACCATTTCGACCAATTATTGATGCGTGGGTTTCATTCCAAAATTTTGAATATCTAACACCAAAACTTAAATATGGACTAGTATCACTTTTAAATTTAGAAATTAATTTTAATGGAAAACGAACGTTGCTAATGAATGCAATTAATTCTTACGTTCATGATTGCTTAATGTTCTTAACGGATGGGAAAAAGAATGTAAAAATTGAGGTGGACTTTATAAATGAGGTATCGGATTATGCGATTAATGGTAATGTTTGA
- the cas2 gene encoding CRISPR-associated endonuclease Cas2, with amino-acid sequence MRLMVMFDLPIQTSEERRNYRKFRKELINEGFLMIQYSVYARVCLNRNTAKLLEGRIRTFAPERGVIQTFMLTEKQYNDMHFLIGEPKDDIRNTDKGMIIL; translated from the coding sequence ATGCGATTAATGGTAATGTTTGATTTACCAATTCAAACGAGTGAAGAACGTAGAAATTACCGTAAATTTAGAAAGGAATTAATTAATGAAGGGTTTTTAATGATTCAGTACTCTGTATATGCAAGAGTTTGTTTAAATCGTAATACAGCTAAATTGTTAGAGGGCAGAATAAGAACTTTTGCACCTGAAAGGGGAGTGATTCAAACTTTCATGCTTACTGAAAAACAATATAATGACATGCACTTTTTAATTGGTGAACCGAAGGATGATATTAGGAATACAGATAAGGGGATGATTATATTATGA
- the csn2 gene encoding type II-A CRISPR-associated protein Csn2, whose protein sequence is MIFTYHAHEHIKLNPGKITVISTNNQSVYYDLLTGIDSDSGKVTILDDHYDALKISKIINWVGDINNYSISKPIESVYKHIAENLNEQQINSIHNLTTKLFTEVQGCLFMANLPLTVNNDGDISKVFKYCGIRLEPSIKNNPYDIIETLINIQVELNDIKIIGLTNVAHYLTSDHFQELASLCRNADTSLLCIEFASLSDSSHYPDCDFYNIDSDFVDWHN, encoded by the coding sequence ATGATTTTTACTTATCATGCGCATGAACATATTAAGTTGAATCCTGGAAAGATAACCGTTATTAGTACTAACAATCAGTCTGTTTATTATGACTTGTTAACCGGAATTGATTCTGATAGTGGCAAGGTTACAATTTTAGATGATCATTATGATGCATTAAAAATTAGTAAAATCATTAATTGGGTTGGTGATATTAATAATTATTCTATCAGTAAGCCAATTGAAAGTGTTTATAAGCATATTGCTGAAAACTTAAATGAACAACAGATTAATTCGATTCACAACTTAACCACTAAATTATTTACTGAGGTTCAAGGATGTTTATTTATGGCTAATCTACCCCTAACTGTTAACAATGATGGGGACATTAGCAAAGTATTTAAGTATTGTGGAATTAGATTGGAACCTTCCATTAAAAATAATCCTTATGATATAATAGAGACGTTAATTAACATCCAAGTAGAATTAAATGATATTAAAATAATTGGTTTAACTAATGTAGCTCATTATTTAACCAGTGATCATTTTCAAGAGCTAGCATCCCTATGTAGAAATGCTGATACATCATTATTATGTATCGAATTTGCTTCTTTGAGTGATTCTAGTCATTATCCAGATTGTGATTTTTATAATATCGATTCTGATTTTGTTGATTGGCATAATTAG
- a CDS encoding pectate lyase-like adhesive domain-containing protein, with amino-acid sequence MFNQKTNEKKNLRKVKKRWIIFSTAIVLATAFGGVISDNYMAHASEITQMTTNVKESYELINAMADKQVQQIDLGTDINMTGINLSELPIDQSRVSSRNNMINIPGRDLSIDLNGHVLNLGSVQFNMELQNQPASLEVKNGQLTGNSPENGFNFDSSSNDSDSKLIVTLTNIKKTTETNSKNNQNQEEINPEKQLTYEETKSLAGRPTNEASSTDLESEVDDQGKAANSSEQLNETSPNSDTVNENNKLTPEKSNAESNEPTSLAAQPESSGVVEESSNSSSKASASSESNSASKTNSNVASSVVQPASSTSAKESSNSSSASSSSSKSTNSSASNSSIASSKAPLSSAVTDHSTSSSRSTKKTSYVKANSKPTASSSEASYNVITTLSDSVASQGDSAPVRSVANSSVANQNHESNVNTSLHPDSNQASNQSPSSKKQRVIAKKANYLKLKQSKSVKLYKQKTLKGSSLNRSVKLKSNQKYRILKQFKNKNGKMVYKIKQGYLVTPAANLKLLK; translated from the coding sequence ATGTTTAATCAAAAAACAAATGAAAAAAAGAATTTAAGAAAGGTCAAGAAGCGCTGGATTATATTTTCCACTGCAATCGTTTTAGCTACCGCATTTGGGGGCGTGATTAGTGATAATTATATGGCCCATGCATCAGAGATTACCCAAATGACGACCAATGTTAAAGAGTCATATGAACTAATTAATGCAATGGCAGATAAGCAAGTGCAACAAATTGATTTGGGAACAGATATTAATATGACTGGCATTAACTTATCAGAATTGCCAATTGATCAAAGTAGGGTTTCTTCACGAAATAATATGATTAATATCCCTGGCCGTGATTTATCAATTGATTTAAATGGACATGTTCTAAATTTAGGGAGCGTTCAATTTAACATGGAGCTGCAAAATCAACCTGCTAGTCTTGAGGTCAAGAATGGTCAACTCACAGGGAACAGCCCTGAAAATGGATTTAATTTTGATTCATCTTCTAACGATTCTGATAGTAAGTTGATAGTTACATTAACTAATATCAAAAAAACAACAGAAACCAATTCAAAAAACAATCAAAATCAAGAAGAAATTAATCCCGAAAAGCAGCTAACTTACGAAGAAACCAAATCATTAGCAGGGAGACCCACTAATGAAGCTAGTTCTACTGATTTAGAATCAGAAGTAGATGACCAAGGCAAAGCAGCTAATTCTTCAGAACAATTAAATGAAACATCACCTAATTCTGATACTGTTAATGAGAATAATAAGTTAACGCCTGAAAAATCGAACGCTGAATCGAATGAACCAACTTCATTAGCAGCACAACCAGAATCATCGGGTGTAGTTGAAGAATCAAGCAATTCATCAAGCAAAGCTAGCGCCTCATCAGAAAGCAATAGCGCATCTAAAACCAATAGCAATGTCGCTTCATCAGTAGTGCAACCAGCATCATCGACTTCTGCTAAAGAATCGAGCAATTCATCAAGCGCATCTAGTTCCTCATCAAAAAGCACTAACTCATCTGCATCCAATAGTAGTATCGCCTCATCCAAAGCTCCGCTAAGCTCAGCGGTCACAGATCATTCAACATCCAGTAGCCGAAGCACTAAGAAGACTAGTTATGTTAAGGCTAATTCCAAACCAACTGCTAGTAGTTCCGAAGCATCTTATAATGTTATCACAACGTTAAGCGATTCTGTAGCTTCACAGGGGGACTCAGCTCCTGTAAGATCAGTTGCTAATAGTAGTGTTGCTAATCAAAATCATGAATCAAATGTAAATACTTCATTGCATCCAGATAGTAATCAAGCTAGTAACCAATCACCCAGTTCTAAAAAACAACGGGTGATTGCTAAAAAGGCAAATTATTTAAAGCTCAAGCAGTCTAAATCAGTTAAGCTCTACAAACAAAAGACTCTAAAGGGTAGTTCGTTAAACCGAAGCGTTAAGTTAAAATCGAATCAAAAGTATCGCATTTTAAAGCAGTTTAAAAATAAAAATGGAAAAATGGTTTATAAAATTAAGCAGGGGTACTTGGTAACCCCAGCAGCCAATTTAAAGCTGCTTAAATAA
- a CDS encoding glutamate--cysteine ligase, whose translation MINQFGNKIVQNHLVGKLLNISIGIEIERMRSDYSGNMSLTKHPNGAGSPFKNPWITKDYLESMTEVVTPPVRAIDALHYDYSLTHVLRRVINRDELLWPLSMPAILPEHKDKSLLAIEPPAKQAYFESICERYGITQGAPCGMHINFSFNSDVLNCLISEDNEDLSNIVKIRNKIYTTVAQGFVKYRWLLTYLFGASPVAQGNYFKPGDGPEHPIRSIRQSHFGFIRSFDVDYSSVDHYVDRIMDAFNRGQIAGVAEFHGSVRFRGGKDLEALKTAGIKYLELRMFDLDPTTDTAIKTTTLALIRLMAAYFLMTDSGEFNGNTINQLDAADSMNEAVSLEAPDQISEYADHAKKFVGQLRAFTDQLGLGPEYLEVLDTAMSHVDHPAKTLSARLTTKITNGSLLEYGLAQARQFQSDALAGHFVFDGFKQHDGALSEGELRTALFGGNWDAQ comes from the coding sequence GTGATTAATCAATTTGGTAATAAAATAGTCCAAAACCATTTAGTAGGGAAGCTATTAAACATTTCAATCGGCATTGAGATTGAAAGAATGCGCTCTGATTATAGTGGTAATATGAGCCTAACTAAACACCCCAATGGTGCTGGAAGTCCCTTTAAGAATCCGTGGATCACAAAAGATTATTTGGAATCAATGACTGAGGTGGTCACCCCACCAGTAAGGGCAATTGATGCACTCCACTACGACTACTCATTAACGCACGTCTTACGTCGGGTGATCAACAGGGATGAGTTATTATGGCCCCTTTCCATGCCCGCAATTCTACCGGAGCATAAGGATAAGTCATTACTAGCAATCGAGCCACCAGCAAAACAAGCCTACTTTGAAAGTATTTGTGAACGCTACGGTATTACCCAGGGGGCACCCTGCGGGATGCATATTAACTTTAGTTTTAATAGCGATGTCCTAAATTGTCTCATTAGTGAAGATAATGAAGATTTATCCAATATTGTTAAAATTAGAAATAAGATCTATACCACCGTTGCCCAGGGCTTTGTTAAGTATCGGTGGTTGTTAACCTACTTATTTGGTGCCAGTCCGGTAGCGCAGGGAAACTACTTTAAACCGGGCGATGGCCCTGAACACCCCATCAGAAGTATTCGACAGAGTCACTTTGGCTTTATCCGTTCATTTGACGTCGATTACTCCAGCGTTGATCACTATGTTGACCGAATTATGGATGCGTTCAACCGTGGTCAAATTGCCGGAGTAGCTGAATTTCATGGCTCCGTTAGATTTAGAGGTGGCAAGGACTTAGAAGCCTTAAAGACCGCTGGGATTAAATACCTAGAACTACGAATGTTTGACTTAGATCCAACTACTGACACTGCCATTAAAACCACTACTCTAGCATTGATTCGGTTAATGGCCGCCTACTTCTTAATGACCGATAGTGGTGAATTTAACGGAAACACCATTAACCAGTTAGATGCAGCTGATAGCATGAATGAAGCAGTCTCGCTCGAAGCGCCTGATCAAATTAGTGAGTATGCGGATCACGCTAAGAAATTTGTTGGTCAATTAAGGGCATTTACCGATCAACTAGGGCTAGGACCAGAATATCTAGAAGTCCTAGATACTGCAATGAGCCATGTTGACCACCCAGCAAAGACGCTTAGTGCTCGCTTAACGACCAAGATAACTAATGGTTCATTATTGGAATACGGTTTAGCGCAAGCAAGACAGTTCCAATCAGACGCACTAGCTGGACACTTTGTTTTTGATGGCTTTAAGCAACATGATGGAGCCCTTTCAGAAGGTGAATTAAGGACGGCCTTATTTGGTGGTAATTGGGATGCCCAATAA
- a CDS encoding PadR family transcriptional regulator, with protein MAIKISTELLDGCVLGLLNQNDLYGYELTKLVQKSIAVSNSTMYPVMRRLKENGLVTTYDQPYKGRNRRYYQITETGAKQLALIRSDWQRFQLGINQLMGSDEVE; from the coding sequence ATGGCAATCAAGATTAGCACTGAGCTGCTAGATGGTTGTGTGTTGGGATTACTTAATCAAAACGACCTATATGGTTACGAATTAACCAAGTTAGTTCAAAAATCAATTGCTGTTTCTAATTCCACCATGTATCCAGTAATGAGGAGGTTGAAGGAAAATGGGCTTGTGACTACATATGATCAACCATATAAGGGGCGCAATCGGCGTTATTATCAGATTACCGAAACAGGAGCAAAGCAATTAGCGTTAATTCGTTCGGACTGGCAGCGTTTTCAATTGGGAATTAATCAATTAATGGGGAGTGATGAAGTTGAATAG
- a CDS encoding DUF1700 domain-containing protein has protein sequence MKLNRYIEELKTHLSGLNSSDLNDSVTYYQNYLIDGGFVNYADCVAELGRPGSLAAQILNDDSIKSDHKANAHHRTRVQKQATKNTSLVVLIVVLAIIGAPIWLPLLLFLGAIALSFTFALYVLLFGLAILVFSGIFAGLVSLIWAITHLFTNFSISITIIGFSLMALGLSLLLIPFMNKSFIGLGRSIKNISLWVRMQMANRHRSDRGNKE, from the coding sequence ATGAAGTTGAATAGGTACATTGAGGAGTTAAAAACCCACTTGAGTGGTTTAAATTCATCGGATTTAAATGATAGCGTGACTTACTATCAAAACTATTTAATTGACGGGGGCTTCGTTAATTATGCTGACTGTGTAGCTGAGCTAGGGCGGCCCGGTTCATTGGCGGCTCAAATTTTAAATGATGATTCAATTAAATCAGATCACAAGGCAAATGCTCACCACAGAACGAGGGTGCAAAAACAAGCAACTAAAAACACATCATTGGTAGTACTAATTGTGGTGCTTGCAATAATTGGGGCCCCCATCTGGTTGCCCTTATTGCTTTTTCTAGGGGCAATTGCGCTTAGCTTTACTTTTGCGTTATACGTCCTATTATTTGGATTAGCAATCTTAGTGTTCTCCGGGATTTTTGCGGGCCTAGTGTCACTAATATGGGCAATCACCCATTTATTTACTAACTTTTCAATCAGTATTACGATTATTGGTTTTAGCCTAATGGCTTTGGGGCTTTCGTTGCTATTAATTCCATTCATGAATAAATCATTTATTGGGTTAGGACGGTCAATTAAAAACATTAGTTTATGGGTACGGATGCAAATGGCTAATAGGCATCGTTCTGATAGGGGGAATAAAGAATGA
- a CDS encoding DUF4097 domain-containing protein, with protein MKKVTMFGLIILGLGFIISLVGLARFNFNLGAVANGLISTTNAHYGKSYTKNFKPFHRVRVNADADVTVKYGKHYQVVANDAKRTHTSYELKNGILTITNDHKSNYSFHFTLFGWSNEEHSTKLTITIPNGKALDNYQQDNSNSNLKMDGIKLNSQLNLRGINDINLNQVRANSVFISSNDGDVSVVGSKFKQDGSKIDCQEGDSYLAESTFKALDVNSIDGDITLRKNAVMSGQSKITNTDGDISMGNNDWHQLMVTNSDGDISFGHQLINQSLSMKTNDGDISGAVSIRDNALISIKTSDGGESISSDLKSLNGHKPYQFQTTDGDISIHKTQ; from the coding sequence ATGAAGAAAGTAACCATGTTCGGACTGATTATCCTGGGGCTCGGGTTCATCATTTCACTGGTTGGATTAGCACGCTTTAATTTTAATTTGGGGGCGGTGGCTAACGGATTGATTTCAACTACTAACGCCCACTATGGGAAATCATATACTAAAAATTTTAAACCATTCCATCGAGTGAGGGTGAATGCGGATGCGGACGTTACCGTAAAATATGGAAAACATTATCAAGTCGTTGCCAACGATGCTAAGCGAACACATACTAGCTATGAATTAAAAAATGGCATTCTTACGATTACTAATGACCATAAATCAAATTATTCTTTTCACTTTACATTATTTGGTTGGAGCAATGAGGAACATAGTACCAAGTTGACCATTACCATCCCAAATGGCAAAGCACTGGATAACTATCAACAAGATAACTCCAACTCCAATTTGAAAATGGACGGCATTAAGCTCAATAGCCAATTGAACTTAAGGGGAATCAACGATATTAATTTAAATCAGGTCCGTGCTAATAGCGTTTTTATTTCCTCAAATGACGGCGATGTCTCAGTAGTTGGTAGTAAGTTCAAACAAGACGGGAGCAAAATCGACTGTCAAGAAGGGGACTCATACCTGGCTGAGAGTACTTTTAAGGCGTTGGATGTTAATTCGATCGATGGGGATATCACCCTAAGGAAGAATGCGGTAATGAGCGGCCAGAGTAAGATTACAAATACTGATGGTGATATTTCAATGGGGAATAATGATTGGCACCAACTGATGGTGACGAATTCTGATGGGGACATTTCATTTGGCCATCAATTAATCAATCAGTCGTTATCTATGAAGACCAACGATGGTGATATCAGCGGGGCTGTAAGTATTCGTGATAATGCATTGATTAGCATTAAGACTAGTGATGGCGGTGAATCCATTAGTAGTGATCTTAAATCGCTTAATGGACATAAACCATATCAATTCCAAACGACCGATGGTGACATTTCAATTCATAAAACGCAATAA
- a CDS encoding GNAT family N-acetyltransferase, whose protein sequence is MDIEFKTATRSDLPYIVDVYNESIPGRMATADLEPISVGDRIDWFKQHEPGHRPLLVINYDDDRAGWLSLSSFYGRPAYEETVEISIYIDNHFQHKGIGNAAVNHAEKLAARLGIKTIVAFIFAHNAPSLHLFHKNNYEDWGHMPNVALMDGKQRSLNILGKRIVD, encoded by the coding sequence ATGGACATTGAATTTAAGACTGCGACTAGGTCTGATTTACCGTATATCGTTGACGTTTATAATGAATCAATTCCGGGTCGAATGGCCACTGCTGATTTAGAACCAATTTCTGTGGGTGATCGTATCGATTGGTTCAAACAACATGAACCTGGGCACCGCCCCCTGTTAGTGATTAACTATGATGATGATCGCGCAGGGTGGTTAAGTTTAAGCAGTTTTTATGGCAGACCAGCTTATGAGGAAACCGTTGAAATTAGTATCTATATTGACAACCATTTTCAACATAAGGGGATTGGAAATGCGGCGGTTAATCATGCTGAAAAGCTAGCTGCACGGCTAGGGATTAAAACAATCGTGGCATTTATTTTTGCCCACAATGCACCCAGTCTGCATTTATTCCATAAGAATAACTACGAGGATTGGGGTCACATGCCAAACGTGGCACTAATGGATGGTAAACAACGTAGCCTTAATATCTTAGGAAAGCGGATTGTTGATTAG